A genome region from Meriones unguiculatus strain TT.TT164.6M chromosome 19, Bangor_MerUng_6.1, whole genome shotgun sequence includes the following:
- the Msantd7 gene encoding zinc finger and SCAN domain containing 29 isoform X1, producing MATPSSSAGIRWSRQETRTLLSILGEAEYIQRLQTMHHNADVYQAVSKRMQQEGFPRTERQCRSKFKVLKALYLKAYVAHATSMGDPPHCPFYDTLDQLLRNQIVTDSDNLMEAAAWAKHCDQNLVAPDTPGQEGTSTRKVKGTQAAGHQRILQTVKESDEDCELRIGDRMQEASDLEDSWDESSGAGCSQGTPSYSSSHHLFRGAIAPCQSIPMTRLGVSRESSPCISTSRNPLGAASTPPGSSSTVAFISGGDRPLTNEPPPRWARRRRRSVARTIAAELAENRKLARELSRREEEKLDRLIAIGEEASAQQDTANELRRDAVIAVRRLATAVEEATGAFQLGLEKLLQRLISNTKS from the exons ATGGCTACCCCCAGTAGCAGTGCGGGCATCCGGTGGTCCAGACAGGAGACACGAACTCTTCTCTCCATACTAGGCGAGGCAGAGTACATCCAGCGCCTCCAGACTATGCATCATAATGCAGATGTCTATCAGGCCGTGTCTAAGCGGATGCAGCAGGAAGGCTTCCCCCGCACCGAACGCCAGTGCCGCTCCAAGTTTAAGGTTCTGAAGGCATTGTACTTAAAGGCCTATGTTGCCCATGCCACAAGTATGGGAGATCCACCGCACTGTCCCTTTTATGATACATTGGATCAGCTTCTTCGAAATCAGATAGTAACTGACTCAGACAACTTAATGGAGGCTGCTGCTTGGGCCAAGCACTGTGATCAGAATTTAGTGGCTCCTGACACCCCAGGGCAAGAGGGAACCAGCACTCGGAAAGTGAAAGGTACTCAGGCAGCTGGTCATCAGCGTATTTTGCAAACAGTTAAGGAATCAGATGAGGATTGTGAGCTGAGAATCGGTGACCGGATGCAAGAAGCCAGTGACCTTGAGGACTCCTGGGATGAATCCTCGGGTGCAG GGTGCTCTCAAGGGACCCCCAGCTACAGCAGCTCCCACCACCTTTTCAGAGGTGCAATTGCTCCCTGTCAGAGCATCCCCATGACCAGACTGGGTGTGTCGAGGGAATCCAGTCCCTGCATCAGCACCAGCCGAAACCCTCTTGGGGCAGCCTCCACACCTCCAGGCTCCTCTTCCACAGTTGCTTTTATCTCTGGTGGGGATAGACCTCTGACCAATGAGCCCCCTCCACGGTGGGCAAGGCGAAGAAGGCGCTCGGTGGCCAGGACCATTGCAGCTGAGTTGGCAGAAAACAGGAAGCTGGCACGAGAACTctccaggagagaggaagagaagctgGACAGGCTGATTGCTATTGGTGAGGAGGCCAGTGCCCAACAAGACACTGCCAATGAGCTGCGCAGGGATGCCGTCATCGCCGTCAGACGCTTGGCAACAGCAGTGGAAGAAGCAACTGGTGCTTTTCAGCTAGGGCTTGAAAAGTTACTTCAGAGGTTGATTTCAAACACCAAAAGCTAG
- the Msantd7 gene encoding zinc finger and SCAN domain containing 29 isoform X2, giving the protein MQEASDLEDSWDESSGAGCSQGTPSYSSSHHLFRGAIAPCQSIPMTRLGVSRESSPCISTSRNPLGAASTPPGSSSTVAFISGGDRPLTNEPPPRWARRRRRSVARTIAAELAENRKLARELSRREEEKLDRLIAIGEEASAQQDTANELRRDAVIAVRRLATAVEEATGAFQLGLEKLLQRLISNTKS; this is encoded by the exons ATGCAAGAAGCCAGTGACCTTGAGGACTCCTGGGATGAATCCTCGGGTGCAG GGTGCTCTCAAGGGACCCCCAGCTACAGCAGCTCCCACCACCTTTTCAGAGGTGCAATTGCTCCCTGTCAGAGCATCCCCATGACCAGACTGGGTGTGTCGAGGGAATCCAGTCCCTGCATCAGCACCAGCCGAAACCCTCTTGGGGCAGCCTCCACACCTCCAGGCTCCTCTTCCACAGTTGCTTTTATCTCTGGTGGGGATAGACCTCTGACCAATGAGCCCCCTCCACGGTGGGCAAGGCGAAGAAGGCGCTCGGTGGCCAGGACCATTGCAGCTGAGTTGGCAGAAAACAGGAAGCTGGCACGAGAACTctccaggagagaggaagagaagctgGACAGGCTGATTGCTATTGGTGAGGAGGCCAGTGCCCAACAAGACACTGCCAATGAGCTGCGCAGGGATGCCGTCATCGCCGTCAGACGCTTGGCAACAGCAGTGGAAGAAGCAACTGGTGCTTTTCAGCTAGGGCTTGAAAAGTTACTTCAGAGGTTGATTTCAAACACCAAAAGCTAG
- the Msantd7 gene encoding zinc finger and SCAN domain containing 29 isoform X3, with amino-acid sequence MTRLGVSRESSPCISTSRNPLGAASTPPGSSSTVAFISGGDRPLTNEPPPRWARRRRRSVARTIAAELAENRKLARELSRREEEKLDRLIAIGEEASAQQDTANELRRDAVIAVRRLATAVEEATGAFQLGLEKLLQRLISNTKS; translated from the coding sequence ATGACCAGACTGGGTGTGTCGAGGGAATCCAGTCCCTGCATCAGCACCAGCCGAAACCCTCTTGGGGCAGCCTCCACACCTCCAGGCTCCTCTTCCACAGTTGCTTTTATCTCTGGTGGGGATAGACCTCTGACCAATGAGCCCCCTCCACGGTGGGCAAGGCGAAGAAGGCGCTCGGTGGCCAGGACCATTGCAGCTGAGTTGGCAGAAAACAGGAAGCTGGCACGAGAACTctccaggagagaggaagagaagctgGACAGGCTGATTGCTATTGGTGAGGAGGCCAGTGCCCAACAAGACACTGCCAATGAGCTGCGCAGGGATGCCGTCATCGCCGTCAGACGCTTGGCAACAGCAGTGGAAGAAGCAACTGGTGCTTTTCAGCTAGGGCTTGAAAAGTTACTTCAGAGGTTGATTTCAAACACCAAAAGCTAG